GTCGATGAAGGTCGACCCCGACACGATCCGTGAGGACAGCCGGTTGTTCGACGAACTCGGCCTGGACTCCACGACCGTGCTGGAGCTGCTGATGACGATAGAGGAGGAACTCGAGATGGAGTTCGACACCGACATCCTCGAGCAGCACCACTTCAAGACCGTGGGGACGCTGGCCACGTTCGTCCAGGAGCAGGCCGCCGAACAGGCCGACCAGCAGGCCGGGGCCTGACCGCCGATGTACCTCACCACGTCTCCCGGACCGGTCGACACACCGGCGCCCGCCCGGCGGGCACCGCTGCGCCTGTCGCGGCTGATCAGCAGGACCTTCTCCGGCGGCAGGCCCTTCCTGCCCGATCCGGTGGAGCCGAGCCTGGCCCAGATGCAGGCCGACCTCGTACGCCCGTACCCGGTGGAGTTCCGCCCGGAGCTCCTGGAGCGGGGCGAGCGCAACACCTTCCTCGAGATGACCCAGGACCTGCTCGCGGACCTGCCCCCGCTTCAGGAGCCCCTGGATCTGGTGCTCGTGGCCCACACCGTCCCGGACGCCGATCCGCGCCGCTCCCCGTCCTGCCATCTGGCCGACGTACTGCCCGGCGACCCGCTGGCCTTCAACCTCTCCGACCAGGGGACCGCCGCCGGGTTCACGGCCCTGCGTCTGGTCTCGGAGTACGCCGCCGCCGACGCCTTCCGGCGCGCCCTGGTCGTCCTCCTCGATCAGCGGACCTTCCTGTACGACACCACGGGGGCGCGGGACGTGCCCCTTCAGGACTGCGCGGTGGCGCTGCTCTTCGGCCCCGAGGGCCGCGCGGGCGAGCCGGTGACGCGGCAACTCGCCGGTGTCGCGCCGGACGAGGTCCGCTCGACGCTCGAGGCGGTGCTGAACGAGCCCGACGGGGAAGGCGCCGGCCGGCCCGTCACCCTCGTCACCGGCCAGGGCCTGGACGCCGAACGGTTCGGGCCGGGCATCGACGTGCGTCCCGCGCCGCCGGGCCGTCCGTGCACCGGCCCCTGGTCGGCCCTGGCCGACGTGCTCCCCGAGTGCGAGGGAGCCGGGCCCCGCCGCCTGGTCGTCGCCGACTACGACAGCACGCTGCGGTACCTGTGCATGAGCACCCTGGATCTCGAGGAGGGGACATGACCGGCCGTACGGCCGCCGCCGACGCATGGATCCGGTACCGGCGGACCGCCCGACAGGACGGCCTCGTCCGGGCGTTGACCCTGCTGTGCGAGACCGTCGGCGACGGCGGGCCGCCCCGCGGTCCGGGCGGGCACATGGTGGTGCCCGTCGGCGTCGCCGGTGCCGACGCCGGGGACGTCGTGACGACCTTGACGGTGGAGGAGGGCACCGTCGTCGCGTTGCGGAGCCGGGCCGAACCAGGCGTGTCCATGACTCCTCGGCAGGAACGGGCGGCATGGGCGCTGGGGCTGACCTGCCTGCGCTTCGGCCTCTCCGAGCGGCTGCTCGACGCGGTGCTCGCCCATCTCGGCGGCCGTACCGTCGGCGACGCGAAGCTGCTCCACCAGCAGATGGTCAAGGGCGGCGTCGCGGAGGCGGTGATCGAGCAGCTGGAGATCGAGACCATGCTCGCCGGAGCCACGCCGGGCGACCTCGACGACGACGTCCTGGCCGGCCTGAACGCCCAGATCACCGAGACCGACCGGATGCTGCTGCGGTTGCTCGGCGCCGTGAGCTTCCTGGCGGACGGGCCGGGCCAGGTCGCCCGGGTGTCCGAGCTGATCGCCGACGTCCACTTCGGGTCGGCCCGCGCAGGGGAGCACGGGGGAGCGGCATGATCGAGCTGGACGACAGGACACGGGCGATCCAGCGCCAGGCCCGCGCGTGGGCGCAGGAGCTCAAGCCCCTCGCCCTGGAACTCGACCAGGACCCGGACGCGATCCACCGCCATCTGGACGTGGCCATCGTGTCGTACCTGACGAGGATGACGGTGCCGCCCGAGTTCAATCCCGACCCGGTGGTCATCGACGGGCGTCCCTTCTACGGCACCGGGACCCTGGAGCGGGTCGTCTTCGCCGAGGAGGTGGCGGTCGGTGACGCCGGCATGCTGCTCGCGGCGCCCGGGCCGGTGATGTCGGGTGTGCTGGTCGACGCCATGGGTGACGAGCAGCAGAAGAAGTGGTTCTACAGCCGGATCATGGAGAAGCCCACCTGGACCTTCTTCGCGCTGACCGAGCCGGACCGCGGCTCGGACGCGGGGGCGATGAACACCACCCTGACCCCGGACGGCGACGACCACTTCGTGCTCCGGGGAGCCAAGCGCTACATCGGCAACGCGGCCCGCGCCGACCTGGGCATCGTCTTCGCCCGCACCCGTCCGGGGCCGCTCGGCGTGACCGCGGTCCTCACCGAGACCTCGGCCGCCGGGTTCACCGCCGAGCCCCTGGAGACCATCGGCCTGCGCGGCCTGCGCATCACCGCCGTCACCCTCGACGACGTACGCGTGCCCGCCGGCCAGGTCCTCGGCAGGCATCTGCGGGCCACCCAGCGGGGCATGTGGAGCGCGGTGCAGGGACTGAACCGCCTGCGCCCCGGCGTCGCCGCGTTCGGTCTGGGCATCGCGCGGGCCGCGTACGAGTACGTCCTGGCCAACCGGCGCACCCTGAACACGGCCGAACGTCACCGGCTCGACCGGCTCGGCCTGCGCCTGACGGAGCTCCGGCAGCTCATCTGGCGGTCGGCGATCGCCGTGGACGACAACGATCCGGCCGCCGGCTCCCTGGCGTCGGCGGCGAAGGCACGCGCCTCGCGCCTCGCCGAGGAGGCGACACTCGAAGCGCTCGGCTGCTTCGGCCCCGGCGCTCGACTGGACCATCCCCTGCTGGACAAGCTCGCCCGGGACGCCCGTGGTGTGGAGTTCATGGAGGGGACCGGCAACATCCAGAAGCTCAACCTGTTCACCGGCCTGGTCCAGGGGCATCTCCGCCGTGACTGACGGCGGCCTGGTGCCGACGGGACCGGGGCGGCGCGACGACATCGACGCCCCCGAGGTGAATGTCTGGACGGTGCCGCTGAACGGGCCGCCGGCCACGGTGGCGACGCTGTCCCGGATCCTGTCGGCGGGTGAGGCCGAGCGCGCCGACCGCTGTCGCTTCGAGAACGACCGCAGGCGTTTCATCATCGCGCATGGAGCGCTGCGGCTGATTCTGGCCGGCTGTCTCGATGTTCCACCCGAGGAACTGCGCCTGGAGCGGGGACGTCATGGCAAACCACGGCTCGCGGGCAGCTCCGAACTGCGGTTCAACCTCTCCCACTCCGGCGAACTCGCTCTGGTGGCGGTGACCCTGCACCGAGAGGTCGGGGTCGATGTGGACCGGCTGCGGCCGGGCCTGCCGGTCGAGCGGTTCGCCGAGCGTTTCTTCCCCGCATCCGACGCCCGTTTCGTGGCCGCGGCCGCCGGGCCCGCGGAACGCGCCGAACGCTTCCTGCGGCTGTGGACCCGCAAGGAGGCCGTGGTCAAGGCCGCCGGAGCGCGCCTCGCACAGGGCCTGGGCCTGACGGTGCTCACCGACACCGACACCGACACCGACGTCGACATCTACGTCGTCCGCGATCCGTCCGGGCAGATCCCGGACGCCTGGTCGGTGTGCGATCTGCCGGTACCGGCCGGCTGTCTGGCGGCGCTGGCCGTCGCGGGGGCGGCGGCCCCCAGAATCTCGGTCAGACATACCGAACTACAGGTGGCGGCGCCTCGGCGATACATCCCGTGAAACTGAGGGGTCTTCACCTGCTGGTCCTCGAAGTCGGGCAAGTGAGCGTAACCATGTATGAGTGAGTGTCGTTGGCAGAGTGTGAATCTGACGGAATGGGCGAAGACGCAGGGCGTGCATCCGCAGACTGCGTATCGCTGGTTCCGTGAGGGAACGTTGCCGGTACCGGCTCAGCGGGTCGGGCCACGCACGATCCTGGTGAACATCGACGCGAACACCACGCCCGAGGCCATCGGCGGTCTGGGCCTGTATGCCCGCGTGTCCTCGCACGATCAGAAGACCGATCTGGAACGCCAGGTCGCACGGCTGTCGGCATGGGCAGCGAAGGCCGGTCACCGAGTCGTTCGCGTTGAGGCGGAGATCGCTTCCGGGATGAACGGCTGCCGTGCCAAGGCCCGGCGTCTGCTGGCCGACCCGAACGTGACCACCGTGGCGGTGGAGCACAAGGACCGGCTCGGCCGGATGAACGTCGAGCTTGTCGAGGCCGCCTTGGCCGCGACGGGCCGTCGCCTGCTGGTCCTGGACGACGGCGAGGTCGAAGACGACCTGGTGCGGGACATGGTCGAGGTGCTGACCTCGTTCTGCGCCCGCCTGTATGGGCGCAGGTCGGCGAAGAACCGCGCCCGCAAGGCACTGGAAGCCGCCGAACATGGCTGACCTCCGCCCGATCGCCGCGCCTTTCGTGGCTCTGGGCCCGTCCGGTGTGGCGGTACGTGGCCGGCTCAGGGGCTCACGCCCGAGGATGAGAAGGTTCTGCGCTTGGTGGGTGCGCACCTGGGCTCGCTCGCTTCGAAGGACTCTTGTCCGCTCGGAACTGCTGTCCTGCTGGCCCTACCGGTACGAGGAACTCGAAGTCGAGCTGCACCGGGTCGGACTCCGGACGGAAGTGAGCACGTTCGAT
This portion of the Streptomyces canus genome encodes:
- a CDS encoding acyl-CoA dehydrogenase family protein, which codes for MIELDDRTRAIQRQARAWAQELKPLALELDQDPDAIHRHLDVAIVSYLTRMTVPPEFNPDPVVIDGRPFYGTGTLERVVFAEEVAVGDAGMLLAAPGPVMSGVLVDAMGDEQQKKWFYSRIMEKPTWTFFALTEPDRGSDAGAMNTTLTPDGDDHFVLRGAKRYIGNAARADLGIVFARTRPGPLGVTAVLTETSAAGFTAEPLETIGLRGLRITAVTLDDVRVPAGQVLGRHLRATQRGMWSAVQGLNRLRPGVAAFGLGIARAAYEYVLANRRTLNTAERHRLDRLGLRLTELRQLIWRSAIAVDDNDPAAGSLASAAKARASRLAEEATLEALGCFGPGARLDHPLLDKLARDARGVEFMEGTGNIQKLNLFTGLVQGHLRRD
- a CDS encoding 4'-phosphopantetheinyl transferase family protein → MTDGGLVPTGPGRRDDIDAPEVNVWTVPLNGPPATVATLSRILSAGEAERADRCRFENDRRRFIIAHGALRLILAGCLDVPPEELRLERGRHGKPRLAGSSELRFNLSHSGELALVAVTLHREVGVDVDRLRPGLPVERFAERFFPASDARFVAAAAGPAERAERFLRLWTRKEAVVKAAGARLAQGLGLTVLTDTDTDTDVDIYVVRDPSGQIPDAWSVCDLPVPAGCLAALAVAGAAAPRISVRHTELQVAAPRRYIP
- a CDS encoding IS607 family transposase, with the translated sequence MNLTEWAKTQGVHPQTAYRWFREGTLPVPAQRVGPRTILVNIDANTTPEAIGGLGLYARVSSHDQKTDLERQVARLSAWAAKAGHRVVRVEAEIASGMNGCRAKARRLLADPNVTTVAVEHKDRLGRMNVELVEAALAATGRRLLVLDDGEVEDDLVRDMVEVLTSFCARLYGRRSAKNRARKALEAAEHG
- a CDS encoding acyl carrier protein — its product is MQHTTPDADTADLYGRAVATITGSLAKSMKVDPDTIREDSRLFDELGLDSTTVLELLMTIEEELEMEFDTDILEQHHFKTVGTLATFVQEQAAEQADQQAGA